The nucleotide sequence CGATGTCGCCGGACAGGCTGATGAGCTTGGTACCCGCGTGCTCCCCCAGCCCGAGGTCGGCGTACCAGGCGCCCCCGTGCACCAGGATGGGCGGTACGGAGGCCAGCGTCTCCACGTTGTTGACCGCGGTGGGCGTGCCCTCGAACCCGTGCGTGACGGGGAACGGAGGACGGTTCCGCGGAAAGGGATGCTTGCCCTCCAGGGAGTTGAGGAGGGACGTCTCCTCCCCGCAGATGTAGGCCCCGGCGCCGCGCCGCAGATGGATGCGGAAGGAGAAGCCGGAGCCCAGGATGTCCTCGCCCAGGAGGCCCGCGCGCTCGGCGGCCGTGATCGCCTCCTCCAGGATGCGCATCGTCTCCGGGTACTCGTAGCGCAGGTAGAGAAAGCCGCGGGGCGCGCCGGTCGCGTACCCGGCGAGCGTCATCCCCTCGAGCACGGCGAAGGGATCGTGGTCCATCAGCACCCGGTCCTTGAAGCAGCCCGGCTCACCTTCGTCCGCATTGCAGACGACCGTCTTCGGCGCGCCTTCCGCCTCTGCCACCGCCTTCCATTTGCGCGCGGTGGGAAAGCCCGCTCCGCCGCGTCCGGCAAGGCGGGAGCGCTCCACCTCGGCCAGGACGTCCGCCGGACCCAGCGTGCCCAGGACCCGTTCGAGCGCAGCATAACCGCCGCTCCCGCGGTAGCCCCCCAGGGTCGCGCGCCCCGGCGTGCGGATGTGCGCGAAGACGCACTCGGTGCTGCCCGCGGGCGGGGGTGGCGGCAGGGGCGTCGGACCGCTGGACACCACGCCGCCCGGGTGCATCACCTCCACCCGGTCGCGGGTCAGGACGGGCACCGGCTCGTCGCAGCGGCCCGGGCAGGGGATGGCCAGGGGGCGGCGACCCGCGGTCTCCAGGGCCTGCATCACCTCCTCGGCGCCGCGGGTGCGGCAGACCGGGCCGGTGCACACGCGGGGTCGGTCGAGCCCCTCCGGCTCCCGCGCGAAGTGATGGTAGAACGTGACGGTGCCGTAGAGGTCGGCGATGGGGATGCGCAGGCCGCGCGCCACGGCGCGCAGGGCCTCCTCGGACAGGTGGCCGTCCCGCTCGTGCAGCGCGTGCAGGATCGGGAGCAGGG is from Gemmatimonadota bacterium and encodes:
- a CDS encoding NADH-ubiquinone oxidoreductase-F iron-sulfur binding region domain-containing protein, translating into MSPDGNEAILARWRGHPAPLLPILHALHERDGHLSEEALRAVARGLRIPIADLYGTVTFYHHFAREPEGLDRPRVCTGPVCRTRGAEEVMQALETAGRRPLAIPCPGRCDEPVPVLTRDRVEVMHPGGVVSSGPTPLPPPPPAGSTECVFAHIRTPGRATLGGYRGSGGYAALERVLGTLGPADVLAEVERSRLAGRGGAGFPTARKWKAVAEAEGAPKTVVCNADEGEPGCFKDRVLMDHDPFAVLEGMTLAGYATGAPRGFLYLRYEYPETMRILEEAITAAERAGLLGEDILGSGFSFRIHLRRGAGAYICGEETSLLNSLEGKHPFPRNRPPFPVTHGFEGTPTAVNNVETLASVPPILVHGGAWYADLGLGEHAGTKLISLSGDIARPGNYEVPIGLPLRTLLQEWAGGPHAGRAIQAVTMAGLSGGFLGGADLDTVTLDEPSIRSKGGFLGAGGIMVFDDTRDMVAVARDAMEFFAEESCGKCFPCRIGTQRLVERLSGRGPSTLDAWVDEVADLNETMKKTSACGLGQAAPLITESLLRYFPEQVAHHVGRSGNGSRPAGRQG